The Chryseolinea soli genome contains a region encoding:
- a CDS encoding fumarylacetoacetate hydrolase family protein, with the protein MATIKLFRFGDVGSEKPGIVTADGIHFDVSAFGEDYTENFFATNGIARLEKWFNANRSQCAKVPDRSRIASCVARPSKIVAIGLNYREHVREGGGTAPAEPVIFMKASTAMTGPYDNVIIPRNSVKMDYEVELAIVVGKRASYVPADSAMRYIAGFTIINDYSEREWQLERPGGQWDKGKSADTFAPLGPYLVTPAQSGDPNHLSLWLSVNGKKMQQANTADMIFNVERLLSEVSKFMTLLPGDVIATGTPSGVGLGQKPPLYLKPGDVVELGIENLGSQKQTLVSPIQYYLGDDAYKDYQAWVALGVGGLPHTFDGYQTVKRLGKNMKNPFDVANLERHIGKAGDVSTLKRLPKRKGPRPTIAPFAIPHRQTDQHNDTVTRNEERKWIESAAIHQPERLTYKRSFFEKHNDALFVKDSLTGNHTLMPITHAEIAHVHPSDGSMHMILSPSDAKVVIESGWGELHGLAGQVFAPGRELAPGYIMIYSPRTKKELEIAKQILEAAIRYNCNP; encoded by the coding sequence ATGGCAACCATCAAGCTTTTCAGATTCGGAGATGTCGGTAGCGAGAAACCGGGGATAGTAACGGCCGATGGGATTCATTTTGATGTGTCGGCATTTGGGGAAGACTATACGGAGAATTTTTTTGCTACGAATGGGATAGCCCGCCTGGAAAAGTGGTTCAATGCCAATCGATCACAGTGCGCTAAAGTGCCCGACCGATCGCGGATCGCTTCTTGCGTCGCGCGTCCTTCTAAAATCGTGGCGATTGGTCTCAATTATCGTGAACACGTTCGCGAAGGCGGCGGAACGGCTCCGGCCGAGCCGGTCATTTTCATGAAGGCGTCGACGGCCATGACGGGGCCATACGACAATGTGATCATACCGCGAAATTCGGTGAAGATGGACTATGAGGTTGAGCTGGCCATTGTTGTGGGGAAGAGAGCTTCTTATGTTCCGGCAGACAGTGCGATGCGCTACATCGCGGGCTTCACCATCATCAACGATTATAGCGAAAGGGAGTGGCAGCTTGAGCGTCCCGGTGGTCAGTGGGACAAGGGGAAAAGCGCCGATACGTTTGCTCCTCTCGGGCCCTATCTGGTTACGCCGGCACAGTCCGGTGATCCGAATCATCTTTCGCTTTGGCTATCGGTTAATGGCAAGAAAATGCAACAGGCCAACACCGCCGACATGATCTTCAACGTCGAGCGGTTACTGAGTGAAGTGAGCAAGTTTATGACCTTGCTGCCGGGAGATGTCATCGCTACCGGGACGCCGTCCGGAGTGGGTTTGGGTCAAAAGCCGCCATTGTATCTCAAACCGGGCGATGTCGTCGAGTTGGGAATTGAGAACCTCGGATCGCAAAAGCAAACTTTGGTTTCGCCCATTCAATACTATTTGGGCGACGACGCCTACAAAGATTATCAGGCCTGGGTAGCGCTTGGCGTAGGAGGTCTTCCGCATACATTTGACGGATATCAAACCGTTAAAAGACTTGGCAAAAACATGAAGAACCCATTCGACGTCGCAAATTTGGAAAGGCATATTGGAAAGGCCGGCGATGTCAGCACATTGAAACGACTCCCCAAGCGAAAAGGCCCGAGACCGACCATTGCGCCGTTTGCCATCCCTCATCGGCAGACCGATCAGCACAATGACACCGTGACCAGAAACGAGGAGCGCAAATGGATAGAAAGCGCTGCCATCCATCAACCGGAGCGGCTGACCTATAAGCGCAGCTTCTTCGAAAAACATAACGATGCCTTGTTTGTTAAAGATAGTCTCACGGGCAATCACACGCTGATGCCTATCACCCACGCCGAGATTGCCCACGTTCATCCGTCCGACGGATCCATGCACATGATCCTAAGTCCCTCCGACGCCAAAGTGGTCATCGAAAGCGGATGGGGTGAACTACACGGACTGGCCGGCCAGGTCTTTGCCCCCGGTCGCGAGCTTGCACCGGGCTACATCATGATCTATTCACCGAGAACAAAAAAGGAGCTCGAGATTGCAAAACAAATCCTGGAAGCGGCCATTCGGTATAATTGTAATCCCTAA